ACCTTCTCTCCCAGCTCTCTGCCGTAGAGTCGCGGACGTGGCTTGGTGTGTTGTCGGCAAACCTTCCCTTGGATTACTTCAGAGTTGCCCGTCATTCGGGAAGGAACTAATTCGCTTTTGACAATTTCTTCGGCTGGGATCCCCGCTCTGTCTGGACATTCATTTCCAGAACATCGAAGCCGGAACGGCTTCCATGGCCCGATGAAAGCGACCGGGCTCTCGTTGCCATCAAGTTCGTGGGGTCAGGAGCGTCCTGACAGGAGTTTCCGGCCTCAATGTTCCTCATGGTAATCAGAACGCCGACTCGCGCGGCGCTCCTCTTCTTCTTCGATATCGATGAGTTGTTGCTCATCCTCCCACCATAAGAGGACGGTCATCGAATCGGAACCCGTTTTGAAACAGCTCTCGCGAATGTAGTACTTCTCAGCCCCGTCGCGATCAAACCAGCGGTCCGCGCGCACGTCTCCGCTCTTGTCGTCCCCAAGCTTGTTTGCGAGGAGGGTTGCGGCCAGTGAATGAGGATCGGGCCGAAGCCGAGGAAAGAGCGAAGAAGGAATGTCCTTGCCGGACGGGATGAACCGCTTTTTTCGCCCCTGCTCATAAAAGACAAGCATCGCGGGAAACGAACCGTGCTGAACAAGCCTAATCGCGGTCGCGGTGCGGCTCATCCTGAACACGCCCGCGAGGTATATGACCGTTTCAAGTGTGATCGGGCGTCCCTTCGCGAGCGGAACGAACATGCTGAGCGGCAGCAGGAGATCGCTCGCGAAGCGGTTGGCGCGGGTCTCGGCGTTGTTGCCCGTCCACTCGGAATTCATTTGGCTCTTGGAACAGCCGAAAGCGTTCTGCCCGCGGTCCTTCATCCAGTGCCCCAGCTCATGACCGGATGAGAAACGCTGGCGTCCGGCAATGGATTTGCTGTTGACGGTGATGATGGCTTTGTTGCCAGATCCGACAATGTTCGCTTCGCACCCCGTCAGCGGCTGACGCAGAATTGTCGCGCCGCACGCGAAGGCGATGGCATCGATGTCGAGATCCTCCGGCTCCGTGATCCCCAGCAGGCCGAGAATCTTCTCCGGCGGGGTGCCCGCTTCAATCACTTTTCCTCCGGGAGGAGACCAAGCTGGGCAAGTTTTTTGAGGTTCGACTCAATGTCTTCATCGGAGAATTCCGAAAGTTCGCGGTGCTGCAGCGTGAACGCCGGTTGCAGTTGCCCTGCTTGGGCGAGTGCTGCCATAAACAACCTTCTTCTTCCCTCAGCGGTTTTCGGAAGGTCAAAATGCCCTTCTGAAATACTGGCGAGTTCACGCTTGTAACCTTCCTTCGCCTCCGCGAGTGTTTTTTGCTGATGCGACTTGAACACGTTCAGCAGAAAACCTTTGAGTCGGGTATTCCCTTCTCCGGGATCGCGGCCCTCCTCCCGTGCTGTTTCGATCAGTTCATCTCCCGGAGCACTTCGGATATAGTCTCCGAGGTAATCGAGAAGTTTTTCAAGCCGTTCTGTGTGACTGCGCTCCTTACCTGCCATTGCGTTGCTCCATAATCTTCTTCACGCCGCGCTGGATGCGGCGCATCGTTGTTCGGAATTCCTTTTCGGGCATTTCGAACTCTGCCCGTATCGAGGGCCCGTCCATGCCGTCCTGGAATCCCATGATGAGAATTCCTGCTTTTTCGTCGTCGGCGAAAGCCGCTTCGATTTCTTCCACCAGCGCCTTGTTCTGCGCTTCGTGTTCGGCGCTCACTTCCGCTTGAATGAGCGCCTGTTCGGGATTGAGGGCCGGCGCCGCAAGCCCGTCAAAGGGAGAAACGATTTTCCCTTCCTCATCGGTTCTCGTCAGCTCGGATTCCAGCGAGGCGTATTCCGGCAGGTCCTTGTTCCGCTCTCGATAGCCTGCCCATTCGCTGGCAATGCTCCAGATCGTGCCAATGACGCACTTCGTGAAGCTGATACGGTCCTTATACCAATGCCGCTTCCTGTCGAGAATTCTCATTAAAGCTTCCCCGATGAGTTCTTTGGCATCACGGCGGTTGGCGGCGCGCCCTATGCGATAAATGCGGTTCCGTGCGCTCTGCTCAATGCGTTCGGTGTCTTCGAGCGTTAAAGCCTCGATCGCCTGCTGGATTTCGCCGGGGGTGGCTGGCTCAGGTTTCCGCGGAGCTGGTGAAGGCTTCGGCTTGGTTTTCATTCGCTCCACGGCCTTCGTTTTCCGGCCCTCCCTTATCAATGCTCAGATTTTCGGTATCCGTGACAAAGAAAAAATGACGCGCGCATTGTCGCGCATCCAGGAATTCTGAGCATAGACCACTATGGGCAAATAAAACCAGCCAGCAGCGGCGCCCAAAGCTGGGACGGGCCTTCAGCTCCCGCATGGCAAGAGAGGGTACCAAAATGACTCCGGGCAATGAGAACAAAAACGAGAAGCTGGTAATTTTCGTGAACGGGAAGAAGAGGACGAGCGAGGAGGACGGCGTCACGAATCCAATGTCCGTTGACGCCATCGCACGGTCGGCCGGACTGACGGGCGACACGGCCGTCGTGCGCCGGCGGCAGGGAGAAGACGGGCCGGTGGGAGATCCGCTCACGGGCGAAGTCCCGATTAAGAACGGCGAGCACTTTGTGGTCACGCGAAGGAACGTCGAAGGAGGCCGCCGGTGACGGCGGAGATCAAGGCCCGCGTGACGCGGGAACTCGAAAAAATCAGCTGGAAGACGAAGCTCATCGAGACTCCCGACGCGGTCATTTACCTCGGCCTTCCCAGCACGCTCGGCGTCGCAAGCACCGACGTGCTGGTGCTCGTGCCCGGCGGTTATGCGCAGTCCATGCTCGACAGTGCTTGTCTTCCGCAGGGCTCCCCTCTCATCGGCGTGGTGAAGGGGCAACCGTCAAACGTTCGTGGCTGACGGAAGAAGCTGGGTTCCCATCAGCTATCACCCTCATAATGGCGGCGGGGCTCCCGGCTGGGATCCCACGTGGCATGGTTTTCATACTTACCTGGATGAACTGGTGTCATGGCTATCGGTCAGAAGGTAAAGCAAGCGGCCGTCATGCGGATCACGGGCGCTCTGCGCGAGCGCCTGGAATCCCTCATCTTCTCGCGCTATCCCGACAAGGAATGGGCGACGTATTTTCTTTTCGGGACGCATCGGAGGCCGGACGGCATGGTCATCACGGTCGCCGATCTCATCGAGCCGGAAGGCGATGACCTCGATTCAACGACAGCGATTGTCAGATTCACCGAGCCGTACTCCTTAAGGGCGGCACTGGAAAAACAAAAACGCGGACTGTGTGTCGGCGTCATTCATTCCCATCCGCAAGGTTATGGCGTGCGTCCCAGCCCGCTAGACGATGACATGGACTCGTATTACGGGGACTACTTTTCCGCCTTTGGCAAGGAAGGAGCGTATTTCAGCCTGATTTTTTCCAAGACGAAGGAAGGCGATATCCATTTTTCCGGGCGCGGATGGAACGATGGCCATGAATTTCAGTTAACCGAGATCGTGACGGTCAGCGACAAGGAGATTCGCCGGGAGACGGCCCGGTGCAAGCCGTCCTCTGCGTCGCATTCCCACAATGAATACCGGGAGCGCTTTGAGCAAATCTACGGCAGGGAAGCAGCCGCACGCCTCCGCAATGCGCGCGTCGTTATCATCGGCGCCAGCGGCACGGGATCGCCAGCGGCCCATGTGCTTGCGCGTGCTGGCGTGGAAAACTTCGGTCTTATTGATCCACAGCAATTGGCAAAATCGAATCTGGAAAGGCTTCACGGCAGTTATCAAGCTCACTTTGCAAAAGGCGAGGCGGAAGCGCCTCTCAAGGTTGAGGTGGTGCGGGATCTCATAAAAGCCATCAATCCCAGGGCGAACGTGACCTGCATCGCAGGCAACATTGTGCAGCCGCTGGCGCGGGATTATGTCGTCGGCGCGGACCTCGTCATCTGCTGTACGGATACGAACCACAGCCGGACCGCCATCAGTGAACTCGCCTACCGCTACCTGGTTCCCGCTATCGACATGGGCGTCGTGTTTGAATCAAAGAACGGTTCCATAACAGGAGAGATCGGGCGCATTACGTTCTATTCTCCCGGCGGGCCATGTGTCCATTGCCTGGAGCTTGTGGATCCGTGGCGCGCAACTGTGGAGCTCATGTCAGAGGAAGAAAAGGATTGCCGCCGGCGCGAAGCGAAAGAGGCCGAACTCCGCGGCGATGACGCTAGCGTTTACTGGAGAGATGTCCCTGAACTTCCCACCGTGGGACACTTCACTTCAATGGCCGGCGCGCTCGCCGCCAGCTACGCGATCGGATGGCTGACGGGCAAGTTCACGCCGCCGCATCGCTACTTTGAATTCAACATCCTCGCACCCAATTTTGATTACGTGGGCTTCGATGCGCTGTGCCGCTCGGGGTGTTATTGCGAGACATTAATCGGGCATGCGGATCAGGGGGCGCATGCAGCTCTGATTTCTGCGCCGCCGCACTGGCCTGACGCCAGGCTCGTTTGACGCTTCACGGCATGCTGGACCAGCGCGCGCCATCGCAATAGTGCATGGTGTTGTAGTCGTTGTCGTAGAGGATGTCGCCAGCGCGGGGAAGTTAAACACCAGCACGCGCGCCGCCCGGCCTCGCTGTTAGGCAAACGGCTTGCCGTCCCTCTACTCCCGGATGGTCGGCCACTCGGAAGTTATACCGGCGGTCACCCGGATGCAGAGTGGGCACTTCGGATTGGTGATGAGAAATCCCCCTTTTCACTAGTGTTCTGCAATCGGAGCGGCGGACGTTTGGCCGGCTGGGCGAGAACGTTGGGCAGGTCTTACTGGGGTTCCCATTGGAGGGTGCCCATAACAACAAAACTAGCGGCTTCCTGTGAGAATGAGAGAGGCTTGCACGGTTGAAGCACCACTGACAAGTGTTGATAAGAATCAACTTAGTTGACTTTCTTTAGTTCGGGACCAGGGGGTCGGAGGTTCAAATCCTCTCTCCCCGACCATTCTTTTCAAGCACATGAACGGCATTTCTGGTTTTTCGTCTATAGCGATGTAGGCGATTTTGTAGACGGTGAAGTCCTCAAAGTTCAACAACCGGGTTTTCCACGCCGACTTATCGTGAACTTGCTGTGCAATTCCTCTGCACCAGCTACTGAGGGGGCCGATCGGCCGGAGGTGTATGCCATTTTTAGACCGCAATCATTTAAGTGGCGACGGTGTCGGTAGTGTGCCCTTTAGGTAGTGTCAAGGAAGTACGTTTTTCCTCCGAGAGAAATTCCTCGCTGCGGAAATGTTGGGTCGGACCGAATTCCAATCCAGCGTTCAGGGCGCTCGATGATGACCTTTTTCCAAACATTGCCGTAGAACATGCCGGCGCGCTCGTCCATACCGCACGCGATCTCGTAGATCTCGAGCAAGACCATCACCGGACTGAGCACCGCATTTCTGTATGATTTCGAGAACGTCGTTCAGGAGCTATCTGGAACCACGCCGACTGCGAATCTGCTCACCGGTCTCGGGACGGATGAAATATTTTCTCGACTGGACTCTGGAGCTACAATTGGGCCGTCATCCTTCTTGACTGATGCGCTTCACCACACGATTGCCTTGACGAACTCAAACGGCGGCATTCCAACCCAGTACACGTATCAACCGTTTGGAAATACCACTCTCGTCGGAACGGGAAATCCTAACTCGTTTCAGTACACCGGGCGAGAAAATGACAATGACAGTCTATATTTCTATCGCGCCAGATATTACAGCCCGACATATGGGCGATTTCTGGCTCAAGATCCAATTGGCTTTGCCGGGGGCATAAACCTGTACGGCTATGCGGGAAACGATCCCATTGACTTCACGGATCCGTTTGGCTTAAAACCTAAAATTCCGGCGTGTCCTCCATGGGCCGTGCAGTGCCCCTTGCCACCCGGATCGCCGAGACCAGACCCCAAACAGCAGAAGAAAGACTACGATAAATGTATTAATGATCAACGCGTACAGTTGGCCCATGCTATGAAAAACGCCGCGGACAATGCCGCGGAAGCTCTGCGTAATCATCCTAATTTCGGAGAGATGCCCGAGTCTCCAAGCTTGGGAGACGCGCTCATGCCGCTTGTGGGCACGATCGGGGACACTTCAGACTTCTGCCATGAACAATTCCCACTTGTAGATCTAGCTCCGGGGGGGGATGAGTATACCCGATATCCATTAAAGTGAACTTGGCAATAAAGTAAAGAACCGCGCATGCAGGGACAAGGTAGTTTATGTCGAAAGCGGATTGAAACTAGTTGGACTAGAACGAATGCTGCAAAGTGAGAATATACGAAGGGGTACCGAGAGTTGTGATTGGAGATAATAAGCCGCTTAGGAATTGTCAGTTCTCGCTTACTAAACTTATATATGCGATGTCAGCCGCGTCGATTGTCACGTACGTTGCGGCGGCCATTGGTATTCATGCCTTCTGGCCGAATTCAACCCGTTATGATCTGACACTCCTCTACGGTTTTCCGGTAACGTTGTTAGTCTTTGTTTTTATAATGGTCGGCATAATTCTGTTCTACAAGCCAATAGGAGTGATATTTCATTCTTCATCGAGCACTCCGCCGGAAAATTCTCGCAGTTCTAACCTCCTGAAGGACCTTGCAATCGGACTGCTCGTCGGGCTGGCCTGCTTTGTAATCGCCGTCCCAATGCTGTTGCGCGGTGACACACAGAGTCGCGTGATCGCACGACTTGTTGTCGCTGCATACGAACTGTCACCTGTTGCAATCCTTGGAGTCGTACTACTCGTCGTGGCACTGCCAGTCAGCGGTGAAATGGTGTTTAGAGGTATTGTATTCAGGACCCTTGCCGAGTATGCAACCATCCCTGCGGCTGTGATTGGCAATTCTTTGGTGTTTGCATACTTTTGGCCGGTCTACAACTGGCCTTTGAGAGTCCTTATCGGGGCAGCTTTGGGATTACTGTACTACCGAACGCAAAGCCTAGTGTCCTCGATCATAGCGAATGCCGCCTTTACTTCGTGCATCTGTGCTTTCACGGTATATAACTCGCTAGCAAGAACTTGAGGGCGCTCAGACCTTAGTGGTGTGGACCAGGTCCGTTAGGCTGGCTCTTAGGTATTCAGGCGGCTGTAGCTGGTGTGGCAGCAGGTCTCTACATGACAAATGCTGGGATAGACGAAATCGAGGATATATACAGCGACTACAAGTGGCCACAGTGCGAATGAATAGACAGCAAAACCTCTTTCGATGGCTAGCAGTAGGAGTTCCTTGTTTGCTTGGGATAGGTTTGTTCGGCGTGATCATTCTGCATGCAGGCTTTGCAGTGCAGTGGTCCGATGCAATGGGTCCAGTCGGCGCACTAATAGGAATTCAGCTCGTTCTATACGTTTCCATGTATTGGGTTCGTAAACGATTTGAATACACGCACGATCCAAGACCGGGAATCATGATCTTCGGACTTTACAGCTGGGTTCTCTGTTTGACAGCGTTGTACTATGCGGGGCAGCTGGGACTGTTAAATGCAAACGTCGTCGCAAGCAACTATTTGAATTTATCTATTTTCGCGCTGATTGTAACGTTGATAGGGGTCGTTCTTGGTTCTTACTGGAAGCGACAGTACCGTGGCATTAGCGAAACAGATGATGAGAGGCATGAATAGTGCGAACGCAAATCTGGATCTGAATATGTATTAGCCGTGTAATAGATCGCCCATTTTAGACGATCTTGCTAGCCGCGGCGCAGACTGTTGTTTTTCAACAAGTCGGCTTTCGCTGTAGTCGGCCTCCCCTGTAGACGATTTTGTAACTGCGAAAGCACTCGAGAACCAGAACTAACCGCAGTCTACAATCAGCAAGCCCCAACTGATTCAAAGCAAAGCAATAAACTTCAACAGAAATCACAATCGTTCGTCCCGACGAGCGCACGCGCTTCGGGACCAGGGGGTCGGAGGTTCAAATCCTCTCTCCCCGACCAATATTTTCTAGAACATAGAATCATTGTAGGGGCTAGCAAAAAATCCACTGTAGACGATTTTGTAGACGGTAACTTCCTCAGAGCCAACAACCCAGCCTTAACCGCTGGACGGCTGGGGTTGGGATACCCAGAGGTGGGCACGCAGCTGGCCGATTTATTGTTCACATTGCCCGGTCGACCTTTTCGATATTGAATTTCTTGGGTCGTGTTGACAGGCGCAAGGTGTCGGAGGATACTGCCGGTCCTCCCCTCAATGCTGGAGGTTAGCCATGCTGATGAGCGACAAAGATCCAAAACCGAAACCTAGTCCGTCTCCGAGTCCGCGTCCCAGTCCAGTTCCCAGCCCGTCGCCTGTTCCTGCGCCCACGCCAACGCCCAAACGAACTGAAACACGCTGAACTAACATGACCGTCACAAGCATACGTGCCAGACCGAGTGACATTTTTTGATTCTTGAATCCGTGCAGGCCCAGACTCCCACAATCAATTGAACCAGGCGAAGCGATAAGCTTTATTGCATTCCGGAATTTGTGACGTGTAACATCCTGAATCGCCGCCGCAGCCGCTGCGGCCCGGCTTAACTTTTGAGAAATTTCTTCTTAACCAGTTAGGAGTTACACATTCAGGGCCAGCGGGACTACTGAGCTTTGGCGGGTATGCTCAAGTTCGGCATGGGGCGGCCGGCAAACAGCCGACGGCAGGGTCGCGCCAGCAAACGAGCCCAGCGCGCCGACCAGGCCACCCGGGCGCTGTCGGTGGCGATTCCAGTATCTGCGTACATCTGGCGATAGATCTTTGAGATCAGCACAAAGGCCAGTCGGTTCCGTTTTGCCTTAATGAAATCAGAGCGCTTCCAGATGTATTTGAGGCTGTAAAATTTGTCCCACACTTCCTGGGTGCGCTGGCGAATTTCTTCAGCCGACATCACCGGATGTGGCCAAAATAGTTTGGGGCGAAGCGCCTGCGGAATCAGCCAACGCCGGGTGATAGGAACACCGGCGATTGGAGGATGGCCATCCATCATCTTTTCCCAACGGTTAAAGTCCACAGTCCCAGGAAACGGGGTCAACATAATGAATTGTGCGAAGGCGATATCAGCTCGCTGGGCCAGAGCAGCGGTATAGTCAAAAGTTGACGCACGATCACTGGGAAGTCCAAAGATGAAAGAACCCAGCACATACACCCCGTAACGACGAAACGTTTTCAGGTGCTCAACCAGGTTTTCTCCAGCTGCATTGAAATCCTTGTACACATCTTTGAGCCCTTCCGGGGTCACCGATTCCACGCCGACCAATGCGCCTTTAATACGGGCGGCCCTCATGGCTTCCAAAAACTCGGGGTCTTCGGCCGCTTCCATCGTGATCTGAGTAAAAAAGACCATGTCTTCGGGAAGCCGAGACAGCTGCGACATCAGCTCGAATCGTTCTGCTCGGATTGCTTTCAGCTCGTTGAGACGATCTGTATTGTTCTGCCGGGCAGCAAGCTTCAGATCAGTCAACGTGACAGGATAAAAGTTGTCATCGGCCAAGGCGATAAAACGAAAGCCAAGACGACGCAACTGGACGATTTCCTCCAACACCACATCTGCGGCACGCTGGCGTGGCCGCTGGCCGTCGGTTCGCCACACCGAACAGAACGAACAATGCTTGGGACAGCCACGCACGGTTTGCACCGAAGCCCACATGTAACGATCTCGGGGTATCAGGTCCCAACGAGCAGCAACAAACTCATTACCCTCGAGCCATCCGCCCGCATACATGGCCTTGGGGGTATCGTTGCAGCAGTCTGCAATTACGGCAGGCCACACCAGTTCTCCATCCCCTTTTACGACACCGTGGGCGCCGCCCAGTTCGAGCGCCTCCTCGGGATAGAGCGTGGCATGAATTCCTCCGAAGATTACATAGGCGCCGCGGGCGCGGGCGAGTTTTCCGATCTCATATCCTCGCAATGCGTTCGCAGTATGGATTCCGATACCCACCACGTCGCCGCTGTTAATCCGGCTGAGATCAATCGGGGCCAGAGTTTCATCAACCAAGTTTGGGTCGCCGAAGGAACGCGGGGTAGCTGCTGCAAGCACGTACAGCCATCGGGGGGTAATAACGGCGGTGCCGAACGAGACATGGCTGGGGTTGACCAGGTGAACCGCCCGCGCGGTCAAATGCGTTCAACCTCGCGGTGCTGTGGCTTTGACGGAATCACTTGCGAACTCGGCGAGACGACTATGACTGGCAGTGGAACCAAAGACATTAGCGCTCGGACGTTCAGGATTGTCGTCCGTCTCTTGCGCAAAGGGCCGTCGAGGTCAACAACGGCGGGATGCGTTCGTGACTGCAACCAAACTAGCAGACATTGGGGTTTGTCTCAAGCCTCTGATCGCACATGATATCTAGCGCTATTCCGGTTATTTTTTAGAAGCACACGAGTACCCACGTGCTATACTGTTTTTGACGCTAGTAGCCACGGCTCGCTTGCGGTGTGGCCGTCCGATTGATTTAAGAGACGAATCCCACCCCTCCCCAGTTGTCCTGCTCTCCGTTTCGTGCCAGCGCCAAATAACCTGAGCGGCTTCTCTTTTGTACATCGCGAATCGCACGTTGAGTGCGCGTCGCCAGGCGCCACTCTAGAAAGTTTACGATTCGAATGATGAATTTCTCTGAAATGCCACTCTCTGCCGCAATGCAGCAGCGCTTGGCGCAATCCAATTTTTGTAATCCCACGCCAATTCAGGCGGAAACGCTCCCGCACGCCCTTGCCGGAAAAGATGTGATGGCTACAGCCCCCACAGGTACCGGCAAGACCTTGGCTTTTTTGGTTCCCATTATCGAGCGGCTGCAAACCGCACCGAACTCACGTGCTGTTGAAGTGCTGGTACTAGTCCCCACGCGCGAATTAGCTATGCAGGTTCACGAGCAGTTCGAACGATTCCGCGGCAAGTCGCTCGCCCCGGCGGCACTGGTGATGGGCGGCGTCCCCGAGAAGAGGCAGTTAAGTGAGCTTCGATCCGGTGCCCGCGTGCTGGTTGCCACCCCCGGCCGACTGGAAGATTTCCATAGGCGAAAGCTGGTTGACCTGCGGCAGGTATCGGTTCTGGTCCTCGATGAAGCCGACCGCATGCTGGACATGGGATTTCTGCCCGCAATACGGCGCATTGTGGCAACGCTGCCCAAGAAACGCCAGACGATGTGCTTCTCTGCAACCCTTGAAGCGTCGGTTGCGCGCCTGGTGAACGACTACATGTGCGACCCGGTGCGAATCGCGCTGGGATCGACGCTGAAGCCCGTGGACAGCGTCGAATTGCACGCCTTTGAAGTGCCCATGGCGGACAAGTTCGATGCCTTGCGTCACCTGCTTCGCTCGGAGAAAGGACGCACGCTGGTATTTGCCCGAACCAAGCGCGGGACTGAGCGTTTAGCCAAGCACCTTATTCGCGAAGGTTTCTTGACGGCCATGATTCACGGCGACCGTTCGCAGCCGCAG
The window above is part of the Terriglobales bacterium genome. Proteins encoded here:
- a CDS encoding ImmA/IrrE family metallo-endopeptidase, translating into MIEAGTPPEKILGLLGITEPEDLDIDAIAFACGATILRQPLTGCEANIVGSGNKAIITVNSKSIAGRQRFSSGHELGHWMKDRGQNAFGCSKSQMNSEWTGNNAETRANRFASDLLLPLSMFVPLAKGRPITLETVIYLAGVFRMSRTATAIRLVQHGSFPAMLVFYEQGRKKRFIPSGKDIPSSLFPRLRPDPHSLAATLLANKLGDDKSGDVRADRWFDRDGAEKYYIRESCFKTGSDSMTVLLWWEDEQQLIDIEEEEERRASRRSDYHEEH
- a CDS encoding CPBP family intramembrane glutamic endopeptidase, whose protein sequence is MRIYEGVPRVVIGDNKPLRNCQFSLTKLIYAMSAASIVTYVAAAIGIHAFWPNSTRYDLTLLYGFPVTLLVFVFIMVGIILFYKPIGVIFHSSSSTPPENSRSSNLLKDLAIGLLVGLACFVIAVPMLLRGDTQSRVIARLVVAAYELSPVAILGVVLLVVALPVSGEMVFRGIVFRTLAEYATIPAAVIGNSLVFAYFWPVYNWPLRVLIGAALGLLYYRTQSLVSSIIANAAFTSCICAFTVYNSLART
- a CDS encoding radical SAM protein, yielding MTARAVHLVNPSHVSFGTAVITPRWLYVLAAATPRSFGDPNLVDETLAPIDLSRINSGDVVGIGIHTANALRGYEIGKLARARGAYVIFGGIHATLYPEEALELGGAHGVVKGDGELVWPAVIADCCNDTPKAMYAGGWLEGNEFVAARWDLIPRDRYMWASVQTVRGCPKHCSFCSVWRTDGQRPRQRAADVVLEEIVQLRRLGFRFIALADDNFYPVTLTDLKLAARQNNTDRLNELKAIRAERFELMSQLSRLPEDMVFFTQITMEAAEDPEFLEAMRAARIKGALVGVESVTPEGLKDVYKDFNAAGENLVEHLKTFRRYGVYVLGSFIFGLPSDRASTFDYTAALAQRADIAFAQFIMLTPFPGTVDFNRWEKMMDGHPPIAGVPITRRWLIPQALRPKLFWPHPVMSAEEIRQRTQEVWDKFYSLKYIWKRSDFIKAKRNRLAFVLISKIYRQMYADTGIATDSARVAWSARWARLLARPCRRLFAGRPMPNLSIPAKAQ
- a CDS encoding DEAD/DEAH box helicase, producing MPLSAAMQQRLAQSNFCNPTPIQAETLPHALAGKDVMATAPTGTGKTLAFLVPIIERLQTAPNSRAVEVLVLVPTRELAMQVHEQFERFRGKSLAPAALVMGGVPEKRQLSELRSGARVLVATPGRLEDFHRRKLVDLRQVSVLVLDEADRMLDMGFLPAIRRIVATLPKKRQTMCFSATLEASVARLVNDYMCDPVRIALGSTLKPVDSVELHAFEVPMADKFDALRHLLRSEKGRTLVFARTKRGTERLAKHLIREGFLTAMIHGDRSQPQRVAALDGFDKGRFKVLVATDVASRGLDIQDVAHVINYDLPTLPEDFIHRVGRTGRAGARGRASTLVSPAEMLELRTIERALQLRLQRMEIHAEISAERSSRPRNTLVGRTLQPLPGEIFA
- a CDS encoding ThiF family adenylyltransferase — translated: MAIGQKVKQAAVMRITGALRERLESLIFSRYPDKEWATYFLFGTHRRPDGMVITVADLIEPEGDDLDSTTAIVRFTEPYSLRAALEKQKRGLCVGVIHSHPQGYGVRPSPLDDDMDSYYGDYFSAFGKEGAYFSLIFSKTKEGDIHFSGRGWNDGHEFQLTEIVTVSDKEIRRETARCKPSSASHSHNEYRERFEQIYGREAAARLRNARVVIIGASGTGSPAAHVLARAGVENFGLIDPQQLAKSNLERLHGSYQAHFAKGEAEAPLKVEVVRDLIKAINPRANVTCIAGNIVQPLARDYVVGADLVICCTDTNHSRTAISELAYRYLVPAIDMGVVFESKNGSITGEIGRITFYSPGGPCVHCLELVDPWRATVELMSEEEKDCRRREAKEAELRGDDASVYWRDVPELPTVGHFTSMAGALAASYAIGWLTGKFTPPHRYFEFNILAPNFDYVGFDALCRSGCYCETLIGHADQGAHAALISAPPHWPDARLV
- a CDS encoding RHS repeat-associated core domain-containing protein, whose protein sequence is MTDALHHTIALTNSNGGIPTQYTYQPFGNTTLVGTGNPNSFQYTGRENDNDSLYFYRARYYSPTYGRFLAQDPIGFAGGINLYGYAGNDPIDFTDPFGLKPKIPACPPWAVQCPLPPGSPRPDPKQQKKDYDKCINDQRVQLAHAMKNAADNAAEALRNHPNFGEMPESPSLGDALMPLVGTIGDTSDFCHEQFPLVDLAPGGDEYTRYPLK